In a genomic window of Pedobacter sp. KBS0701:
- a CDS encoding tRNA-(ms[2]io[6]A)-hydroxylase: MLGLKLLTDPRWANIAESNLEEILSDHAWCEQKAATNAITLITQNSEHQDLVDELTAIAIEEMQHFQMVIEIIKKRGYTLSRERKDDYVGRLVKFSKKDGSRNMAFIDRLLFAAMIEARSCERFRVLSLNIKDQELAKFYHELMVSEAGHYTTFLNFARKYSTDVDVDKRWKEWLDFEGELIQSFGTKEAIHG; this comes from the coding sequence ATGTTAGGATTAAAATTATTGACAGACCCACGTTGGGCGAATATTGCGGAATCGAATTTAGAAGAAATTTTATCTGACCATGCCTGGTGCGAACAAAAAGCGGCTACCAATGCCATTACCTTGATCACTCAAAATTCTGAACATCAGGATCTGGTAGATGAATTAACCGCCATTGCCATTGAAGAAATGCAGCATTTCCAGATGGTAATTGAAATTATAAAAAAACGGGGTTATACTTTAAGCCGTGAGCGGAAAGATGACTACGTTGGTCGTTTGGTGAAATTCAGTAAAAAAGACGGAAGCCGGAATATGGCTTTTATTGACAGGTTATTGTTTGCAGCAATGATTGAAGCCCGAAGTTGCGAACGGTTCAGGGTACTTTCGTTAAATATAAAAGATCAGGAACTCGCCAAGTTTTACCACGAACTTATGGTTTCAGAAGCAGGACATTACACGACATTTTTAAACTTTGCACGTAAATACAGTACTGATGTAGATGTAGATAAACGCTGGAAAGAATGGCTGGATTTTGAAGGGGAGTTGATTCAAAGTTTCGGAACTAAAGAAGCGATACATGGTTAG
- a CDS encoding TonB-dependent receptor: protein MSNLYKKLLFLIVFTGIYALASAQQVVTINGKVTDESGEVIPGVNVYADHGNEKTITDQKGNFNLSVSKTISIIKFSYVGYITTSRNINLNRDKITLNVSLSPTKSDLQQVEITGRKEKTYKNTATFIGSKSEILLKDLPQSVSYASKELIADQGAVRVGEVVKNFSGVNQFTFYDDITIRGFRINGGSNTQLINGMRTSTGFWKQPLANYLERVEVLKGPSSALYGNASPGGVINRVTKKPLAETRKSLSLSMGSYNTFRALADVTGPANKDSTLLYRLNFGYEDANSFRDLQFDKNVVIAPSLTFLPSKNTSLNFDLVYNDSKSRLDRGQSVFGNGNLYSTPQSTSLNTGNDRLNEKTYNVALSLNHRFSDNLNFTASYMKTGYSEDLYEHRSANAYALDATGKPVDNLIAMQIFNRIRKRYIDNFSGFINYKIKTGKIEQTIVAGYDFASEKLPVGASQLTANNYRNAANTGAISFVKSDYDKDPTNYIKRFLVVNNLLVPNVPSFNLNDVMGSQRMQDDSKNFFTQAAYDPTYYFLHAGYVQDNIKFGKLQALVGLRYEYYTDFANYLKPTEAKAYSKALLPRFGLVYSATQNINLYGTYVMGYTPQTASAISNPNAGGPFDPLKSNMIEFGAKTSWMDDHLTASAAIYQIKQTNVLYPANVAGQPDLLRSVGEERSRGIEFDVIGRIIPQLSILASYSYNQAMITDSPVASEIGIQKPNAPHHTANIWAKYNFSDGILKGLGIGAGSNYVDSRILSLNFNQTIPSYTLFNAALYYNVGKVQVQFNMNNITNKAHWVGGYDYLRLFPGTPSNYLFTLGYTFN, encoded by the coding sequence ATGTCTAATCTTTATAAGAAACTGTTATTTCTGATTGTTTTTACGGGTATTTATGCCCTTGCCTCGGCTCAGCAAGTGGTGACCATTAATGGCAAAGTAACCGATGAATCCGGTGAAGTGATCCCTGGAGTTAACGTATATGCTGACCATGGAAATGAAAAAACAATCACCGATCAAAAGGGAAATTTTAATTTATCTGTGAGCAAAACCATATCGATAATTAAATTCAGCTATGTTGGTTACATCACTACCAGCAGAAATATTAATCTGAATCGTGATAAAATCACTTTGAATGTGAGCTTATCTCCAACAAAATCAGATTTACAACAGGTTGAAATAACCGGCAGGAAAGAAAAAACCTATAAAAATACCGCCACATTTATTGGAAGTAAATCAGAAATTTTATTAAAAGATTTACCACAATCGGTTTCTTATGCAAGTAAAGAACTAATTGCAGATCAGGGTGCTGTACGGGTTGGTGAAGTGGTCAAAAACTTCAGTGGTGTAAATCAGTTCACATTTTATGATGACATCACGATCCGTGGTTTCAGAATTAATGGCGGTAGCAATACCCAGTTAATTAATGGCATGCGTACCAGCACTGGTTTCTGGAAACAGCCTCTGGCCAATTACCTGGAGCGTGTTGAAGTATTGAAAGGCCCCTCATCAGCACTTTATGGCAATGCGAGTCCCGGCGGTGTGATTAACCGCGTAACCAAAAAACCCTTGGCAGAAACGCGTAAATCACTGAGCCTTTCAATGGGAAGTTACAACACTTTCCGTGCTCTTGCCGATGTAACAGGACCTGCAAACAAAGATAGTACATTACTTTATCGCTTAAACTTTGGTTACGAGGATGCAAATTCATTCCGCGATTTACAATTTGATAAAAATGTGGTTATTGCGCCATCACTCACGTTCTTACCTTCGAAAAACACCAGTTTAAACTTCGACCTGGTTTACAATGATTCTAAAAGCCGTTTAGATCGTGGTCAATCCGTTTTTGGGAATGGGAACCTGTATTCTACGCCACAATCAACTTCACTAAATACTGGAAACGATCGGCTGAATGAGAAAACTTATAATGTTGCGCTTTCCTTAAATCACCGTTTTAGTGATAACCTGAATTTTACAGCTTCTTACATGAAGACAGGATACAGTGAAGATTTGTATGAACATAGAAGTGCCAACGCCTATGCTTTAGATGCTACCGGAAAACCTGTGGATAATCTAATTGCCATGCAAATTTTTAACCGTATCCGAAAAAGGTATATTGATAACTTCTCCGGCTTTATTAATTATAAAATAAAAACCGGAAAAATTGAGCAAACCATTGTAGCCGGATATGATTTTGCCAGTGAAAAACTTCCGGTTGGCGCTTCCCAACTAACGGCCAACAACTATCGCAATGCAGCAAATACCGGCGCTATAAGCTTTGTGAAGTCAGACTATGATAAGGATCCTACCAATTATATCAAGCGGTTCCTTGTGGTAAATAATTTGCTGGTACCGAATGTACCATCGTTCAACCTGAATGATGTAATGGGATCACAACGCATGCAGGATGATAGTAAAAACTTTTTTACCCAGGCTGCCTATGATCCAACATACTATTTTCTACATGCCGGTTATGTACAGGATAATATCAAATTTGGTAAATTACAAGCCTTAGTGGGTTTACGATATGAATATTATACGGATTTTGCAAACTATCTTAAACCGACTGAAGCGAAAGCATATTCTAAAGCATTACTACCGAGATTTGGTTTAGTTTACTCAGCCACACAAAACATTAACCTTTACGGAACTTACGTAATGGGTTATACGCCACAAACTGCTTCGGCCATTTCCAACCCAAATGCCGGCGGACCATTTGATCCTCTAAAAAGCAATATGATTGAATTTGGTGCAAAAACGAGTTGGATGGATGATCACTTAACGGCCTCTGCAGCCATTTACCAGATTAAACAAACCAACGTGCTTTATCCAGCAAATGTTGCCGGCCAACCAGATCTTTTACGTTCCGTAGGCGAAGAACGTTCAAGAGGGATTGAATTCGATGTTATTGGCCGCATTATTCCTCAATTGAGCATATTGGCTTCTTATTCTTATAATCAGGCAATGATTACAGATAGTCCTGTTGCATCAGAAATTGGTATACAGAAACCAAATGCACCTCATCATACCGCCAACATCTGGGCAAAATATAACTTTAGTGATGGTATTTTGAAAGGATTAGGGATTGGTGCAGGTTCAAATTATGTAGATTCCAGAATTTTATCTTTGAATTTTAATCAAACGATTCCAAGCTATACTTTATTCAATGCTGCACTTTATTATAATGTTGGTAAGGTACAAGTACAGTTTAACATGAATAATATTACGAATAAAGCGCATTGGGTTGGCGGGTACGATTACTTAAGGCTTTTCCCGGGTACGCCTTCAAATTATTTATTTACGCTGGGTTATACTTTCAATTAA
- a CDS encoding glycosyltransferase: protein MSRSVKKLLIIGLVWPEPTSSAAGTRMIQLVDLFLNKGYEITFASAASKSDFSYDFTQTPVIEQQIKLNDESFNSFLKTLNPEIVMFDRFMVEEQYGWRVQQECPNALRILDTEDLHCLRSARQQSDKKQTEIDLFSDTAKREIASILRCDLSLIISEVEMDILKNQFKIDPSLIYYLPFLEEEINQQVIEKWIPFEDRTDFVFIGNFLHEPNWNTVQVLKTRIWPLLRKRLPSTNLNIFGSYASQKVLQLDNKNEKFLIKGRAVNAKETIAKHRILLAPIQFGAGVKGKFIDAMRVGTPSVTTSVGAEAMKGDLDWNGGIEDDLELFIEEAVKLYQDKNAWQNAQQNGVQIINQRYSAKYFADQFIKEIERLASDLTTHRQNNFFGQILNHHTVLSTKYMSLWIEEKNKK, encoded by the coding sequence ATGAGTAGAAGCGTAAAAAAATTATTGATTATTGGATTAGTCTGGCCCGAACCCACTTCTTCGGCAGCGGGAACACGGATGATTCAACTGGTCGATTTATTTTTGAACAAAGGTTACGAAATCACTTTTGCCTCCGCTGCATCAAAAAGTGATTTCAGTTATGATTTCACACAAACTCCTGTTATTGAGCAGCAAATAAAGCTGAATGATGAAAGCTTTAATTCATTTTTAAAAACACTAAACCCTGAAATTGTCATGTTCGACCGTTTTATGGTAGAAGAACAATATGGCTGGAGGGTTCAACAGGAATGCCCCAATGCATTAAGGATTCTAGATACTGAAGATTTACATTGCCTGCGAAGTGCCCGCCAGCAAAGCGATAAAAAGCAAACCGAAATCGATTTGTTTTCTGATACTGCAAAGCGCGAAATTGCTTCAATTTTACGTTGCGATTTATCTTTAATCATTTCAGAAGTGGAGATGGATATCCTGAAAAATCAATTCAAAATTGATCCTTCACTGATTTATTATTTACCATTTCTTGAAGAAGAAATCAATCAGCAAGTTATCGAAAAATGGATTCCCTTTGAAGACCGGACAGATTTTGTTTTCATTGGCAATTTCCTTCATGAGCCCAACTGGAATACCGTTCAGGTTTTAAAAACCAGGATCTGGCCTCTGCTCAGAAAAAGGCTCCCAAGCACAAATTTGAATATATTCGGATCTTATGCCTCGCAAAAAGTGCTGCAACTAGATAATAAAAACGAAAAATTCTTAATTAAAGGAAGAGCTGTAAATGCAAAGGAAACCATTGCTAAACATCGAATATTACTTGCCCCTATTCAATTTGGCGCAGGTGTAAAAGGTAAATTTATTGATGCCATGCGGGTTGGCACGCCGTCGGTAACTACATCTGTTGGTGCAGAAGCCATGAAAGGTGATTTAGATTGGAATGGCGGTATCGAAGATGATCTGGAGCTTTTTATCGAGGAAGCTGTAAAACTTTATCAAGATAAAAATGCCTGGCAAAATGCACAGCAGAACGGTGTACAAATCATTAACCAAAGATATTCAGCAAAATATTTTGCTGATCAGTTCATTAAAGAAATCGAAAGATTAGCTTCAGATCTAACTACACACCGACAAAATAACTTTTTCGGACAGATATTAAATCACCACACGGTACTGAGTACAAAATACATGAGCTTGTGGATTGAAGAAAAAAACAAGAAATAG
- a CDS encoding dihydroorotase gives MNTYLIKAATIVNEGQKIVADVLIKDGLIAKIGQNLSAPDAQEINAEGQYLLPGMIDDQVHFREPGLTHKADIFTESMAAVAGGITSFMEMPNTVPNTLTQDLLADKYEIAAQTSLANYSFYMGASNDNIEEVLKTDPKNVCGIKVFMGSSTGNMLVDNEKTLEKIFSKAPILVATHCEDEATIRHNLAEFKAKYGDDLTIEMHPLIRSAEACYKSSSLAVELAKTYQTRLHILHISTAKEIALFDNITPLKDKKITAEACVHHLWFNDKDYATKGNFIKWNPAVKTEHDQKGVLKGVLEDYIDVIATDHAPHTLVEKQQPYAQAPSGGPLVQHALPALLEMHLYGKISLEKIVEKTAHNLAICFDIEKRGFIREGYWADLVLVNLKDSWKATRLNNFYKCGWSPFDGDTFQASITHTFVSGNLAYQNGKFTTDQIGKRLTFVR, from the coding sequence ATGAATACTTACCTGATAAAAGCCGCGACAATTGTAAACGAAGGACAAAAAATTGTTGCTGATGTATTGATAAAAGATGGATTAATTGCCAAAATCGGCCAAAATCTATCAGCACCTGATGCGCAGGAAATTAATGCAGAAGGACAATACCTTTTACCAGGAATGATTGACGATCAGGTTCATTTCCGCGAGCCGGGATTAACCCATAAAGCCGATATTTTTACCGAAAGTATGGCTGCTGTAGCCGGAGGAATTACCTCTTTCATGGAAATGCCCAATACCGTGCCTAATACTTTAACACAGGATTTATTGGCCGATAAATACGAAATTGCTGCCCAAACTTCATTGGCGAATTACTCATTTTACATGGGGGCCAGTAACGACAATATTGAAGAGGTTTTAAAAACCGATCCTAAGAATGTTTGCGGCATTAAGGTTTTCATGGGTTCATCGACTGGTAATATGCTGGTAGATAACGAGAAAACTTTAGAAAAAATCTTTAGCAAAGCACCAATATTGGTAGCTACACATTGCGAAGATGAAGCAACCATCCGCCATAACCTGGCCGAATTTAAAGCCAAATATGGCGATGACCTCACGATTGAAATGCATCCACTGATCCGCAGTGCAGAAGCTTGCTATAAATCTTCATCATTAGCCGTAGAACTGGCAAAAACTTACCAAACGCGTTTGCATATCCTGCACATTTCTACAGCAAAAGAAATAGCCTTATTTGATAATATTACCCCGCTAAAGGATAAAAAAATTACGGCTGAAGCCTGTGTACATCACCTTTGGTTTAATGATAAGGATTATGCTACAAAAGGAAATTTCATTAAATGGAATCCTGCAGTAAAAACGGAACACGATCAAAAAGGCGTGCTTAAAGGCGTTCTTGAAGACTATATTGATGTGATTGCCACAGATCACGCCCCACATACACTAGTAGAAAAGCAACAACCCTACGCTCAAGCCCCATCTGGCGGCCCGTTGGTACAGCATGCCTTACCGGCATTATTAGAAATGCATTTATATGGCAAAATATCTTTAGAGAAAATTGTTGAAAAAACGGCACATAACCTGGCGATCTGTTTCGATATTGAAAAACGTGGCTTTATCCGTGAGGGATATTGGGCTGACCTGGTTTTGGTTAACCTGAAAGATTCCTGGAAAGCAACCAGGCTTAATAATTTCTACAAATGTGGCTGGAGTCCGTTTGATGGAGATACCTTCCAGGCAAGTATTACACATACCTTTGTATCAGGTAACCTGGCTTACCAAAATGGCAAATTTACGACTGATCAGATCGGAAAACGTTTGACATTTGTGAGATAG
- a CDS encoding DUF3810 domain-containing protein, whose protein sequence is MRKNKSIYSKFIAVLIIALLIYLFGFFPTLVQKYYSTGFYPYISSALRFVSSLFPFAIGDIIYVLLIGFVLYKIVRFYKRRKSLKKQDRIVIPLQILNFFLILYIIFKIVWGLNYSRPSISEELGIGNEKYNVKELVVLGNYFVDKTNALKLKQNKVPAYTVNELESKSAAAYSFMEKKNSVFRYSNPCLKSVLNSWIISKIGIEGYYAPLSGEANMNMNLPDFVKPYVSCHEIGHQLGIAYEDEANLMGYLTANNSPDVNYLYSANYEMLRYILFEIRMKSPEDYKTLRAKLLPQVLADFKTEKEFWRKYNGDMFGYMDAAFDRFLKLNNQKKGIDSYQDIVIWLWNIHKSEVGKIEVRRQ, encoded by the coding sequence ATGCGAAAAAATAAATCTATCTATTCAAAATTCATTGCAGTTTTAATCATTGCTTTGCTGATCTACCTTTTTGGCTTCTTCCCTACCCTTGTCCAAAAATATTATTCAACAGGTTTTTATCCTTACATTTCTTCAGCCTTGAGGTTTGTATCTTCTTTGTTTCCTTTTGCTATTGGAGATATTATTTATGTTTTACTTATTGGCTTTGTACTTTATAAAATCGTTAGATTTTACAAAAGGCGGAAATCACTAAAAAAGCAGGATAGAATTGTTATTCCTTTACAGATTTTAAACTTTTTCTTAATTCTCTATATCATTTTCAAAATCGTATGGGGTTTAAATTATAGCCGACCAAGCATTAGCGAAGAGTTAGGGATTGGCAACGAAAAATATAATGTTAAAGAATTAGTTGTTCTGGGCAATTATTTCGTTGATAAAACCAATGCCTTAAAATTGAAACAAAATAAAGTGCCCGCTTACACGGTTAATGAGCTCGAATCTAAATCTGCAGCTGCTTACTCATTTATGGAGAAAAAAAACTCAGTATTCAGATATTCCAATCCTTGTTTAAAATCGGTTTTAAATTCATGGATCATCAGTAAAATTGGAATCGAGGGTTATTACGCACCGCTTTCTGGCGAAGCCAATATGAACATGAATTTGCCAGATTTCGTAAAACCTTATGTGAGCTGCCACGAAATCGGGCACCAATTAGGCATTGCTTACGAAGATGAAGCTAATCTTATGGGATACCTGACCGCAAATAACAGTCCTGACGTGAATTACCTATATTCTGCCAATTACGAAATGTTACGGTATATTTTATTCGAAATCAGGATGAAATCACCAGAAGATTATAAAACACTTCGTGCAAAACTCCTACCACAGGTGCTGGCCGATTTTAAAACCGAAAAAGAATTCTGGCGCAAATACAATGGCGATATGTTCGGTTATATGGATGCCGCTTTCGATCGCTTTTTAAAACTCAACAACCAGAAAAAAGGTATCGATAGCTATCAGGATATAGTTATTTGGCTGTGGAATATACATAAGTCGGAGGTCGGAAAGATCGAAGTCAGAAGACAGTAA
- a CDS encoding DEAD/DEAH box helicase, whose protein sequence is MAKSFEEFKLNRQILNAVADAGYTVATPIQEKAIAPVLSGQDIFGIAETGTGKTAAFVLPILMQLKYAQGDHPRALILSPTRELAMQIAEQVKLFSTYTDLRSLVIFGGIGPKTQKEQIAKGIDILIATPGRFLDLYLAGDINTQSLKFLVLDEADKMMDMGFIGSIHRILEVVPRKRQNLLFSATMSDLVQKIAGDFLNNPLVIEASAQATPAANVTQTLYYVPNFKTKINLLQHLLKNDETFNRLIIFCKTKTVADNIFSFIERRYGAENVRVIHANKGQNTRINSINSFKEGNIRVLVATDVASRGIDVSDVSHVINFDVPIIIEDYVHRIGRTGRAFAKGDAITFATDAEKYYIRKIEKLIRQYIPVAEIPEGVFIDETPYEERQHIAKEIDMQKRKEDPDFKGAFHEKKHAAAIEKKVREKAKAKAGKQLKSFKKGKKFDKKK, encoded by the coding sequence ATGGCAAAATCGTTCGAAGAATTTAAGTTAAACAGGCAAATTTTAAATGCAGTTGCCGATGCAGGTTACACCGTTGCCACGCCGATACAGGAAAAAGCAATTGCACCAGTATTATCCGGGCAGGATATTTTTGGTATTGCCGAAACTGGTACAGGAAAAACCGCAGCGTTTGTTTTGCCGATTTTGATGCAGTTGAAATATGCCCAGGGCGATCATCCAAGGGCACTGATTTTATCTCCAACACGCGAACTAGCTATGCAGATTGCAGAGCAGGTAAAGTTGTTTTCTACTTATACCGATTTACGTTCTTTAGTTATTTTTGGTGGAATCGGTCCGAAAACACAGAAAGAGCAGATTGCAAAAGGCATTGATATCCTGATTGCTACGCCGGGAAGATTCTTAGACTTATATTTAGCTGGTGATATTAATACCCAGAGCCTAAAGTTTCTGGTATTAGATGAAGCCGATAAGATGATGGACATGGGCTTTATCGGCTCTATTCACCGGATTCTGGAGGTCGTTCCACGTAAACGTCAGAATTTGTTGTTTTCAGCAACAATGAGCGACTTAGTTCAGAAAATTGCCGGCGATTTCCTTAATAATCCGCTTGTAATTGAGGCATCTGCGCAAGCAACTCCTGCTGCAAACGTAACGCAGACTTTATATTACGTTCCGAATTTTAAAACGAAAATTAACCTGTTGCAGCATTTGTTGAAAAATGATGAGACTTTTAATCGTCTGATTATTTTCTGTAAAACCAAAACGGTTGCCGATAATATTTTCAGTTTTATTGAACGTAGGTATGGTGCTGAAAATGTTCGTGTAATCCATGCCAATAAAGGACAGAACACCAGGATTAACTCTATAAATAGTTTTAAAGAAGGTAATATCAGGGTGCTGGTGGCTACAGATGTGGCGAGTAGGGGTATTGATGTGAGTGATGTGAGCCATGTGATCAATTTCGATGTGCCTATCATTATTGAAGATTATGTACACCGTATTGGCCGTACAGGCAGGGCTTTTGCCAAAGGTGATGCAATTACCTTTGCTACTGATGCCGAAAAATATTATATCCGCAAGATCGAAAAATTGATTCGCCAATATATCCCTGTGGCCGAAATTCCGGAAGGTGTATTCATTGATGAAACCCCTTACGAGGAACGTCAGCATATTGCAAAAGAAATCGATATGCAGAAACGTAAGGAAGATCCTGATTTTAAAGGGGCTTTTCACGAGAAAAAACATGCTGCGGCAATAGAAAAAAAGGTGAGGGAGAAAGCCAAAGCAAAGGCTGGTAAACAGCTAAAGAGTTTTAAAAAAGGAAAAAAATTCGATAAGAAAAAGTAA